Below is a window of Ischnura elegans chromosome 1, ioIscEleg1.1, whole genome shotgun sequence DNA.
gccttggggtaagtgcgacagggggtcgcacttaccccaggcaacggggtcgcacttgccccaggaggtaggaatgaatggttacgacggggaaagtgcaacccccccatctaaactaaatataatgacccgagttcctaatttaaagtaaagcaaggaaaaccaatccatgaagaagagaactACGgtgtagcctctcctcacaaccaactaagactacgagatgaacggacgggtatatttcctaagcatgtggaacgagaaattaagggataagtattacaaagtcgttggctctggtttcataacaatgtgtggaatatgttgcacgaccgccacctgcttcgagaacggaaatacgatttacctgaaggggggggtcgcacttaccccacctcaccttatggaaactaagagatcttaaaaaatcttacaaatagtacacgagaaaggtatgttttaaaaatatattttttattttttaaagtaaaacttctcaaatgttgctctatatggttgcattagtctccttgaggaatacaaatttttcaaaaagtgtcggacagagatcccctcgaagtggataaagccagcaagtgaaaaaactttccactggtgaagatgagtaggtataggattgtgtcaaatctgataaacaatgcgttaatattagaattcatttttttcattcattcacattcgtcggcactttctcatccgaaccaatcttcgttctaagtcttgggtgaccgtatgacaatatttatttggagcatttctagttgtatttctgcacttaggcacaatgcagtacttgaagctatacgctgcgacatatcgaggaataactacgacacgaaaaatacggcgtaataaccacaatatctccactgtaaacttcaataatgtgcacggtcaaggtggttaagaacaacactatagcatgagctgacgtcattcaagatggcggcggtgcgaattacgtttttccttgatggcttgtgaggcgtattttaaatgctcataataaaaaaatagatgactttacagccatattgttataactttaagcttaataattacacctacttttcagaaacgtctttacctacataggtgttcagagacctattatTTGAGCCCAAGTCAAGAGGAAAGATTTTTAGAACTTAGGTTTCTGCGGAGATCTctgtctgatctctgcatttcttcagggttttcttccgcatcagcttatttatagacaacagtttcgctagctaTTATTTTCGCTGGCTGGCTGGTCTTCTCACACACCCTTGACCTGAAGaagctggcaggatagccagcaaaactgtagtctacaaacaagctgatgCAGAAGAAacccctgaagaaatgcagagatcaagaaGAAAGATTATCCGTTCATTGGTCATTCGCTAGTCAAAACTCATAATCAAACATCGCCCAATTGGGGAATGGGCTCGAAAACTGTCTTTATTTGATATATACACATACAGTTTATTAATACTTTCatattaaagtaaagagaatatttcatacagtaatatttttcatctgaTATATGAGAAGACCATTACGCTTATTaggcccccctcccccagaaaaaattctggatctgcCCTTGGGTAGTACCATGGATATAAGTTATGCATGCATGAGATCATTGGCTATCAGAATTTAATCATTAGCACTAACCTATAAAAACAAGGATCCGTTTCTTCTGCTTTAACAAAAAAGCTTAGGGCTTCTTCAAAAGACGAATTTGGGGGTGCTGCAAATATGGTGCTTGCAACTTTCCGTTCATACCACGCCATGTTTGCCACTTCAAAGCACCTGGTAGAAGAGATTTTTCAAACAAATGTcagtatgagaaaaaaataagatacatACTTCAATGATTCCGTAGATTTGGGGACATACCAGGTGCCCAATAAATGAAGCACAGTTGCATCCTTGGGATTAAGTTCAACAGCTCtctaaaagaaaaaagttaatttcaaaAGATGAAAGAATAGGCTACAAGAAATGTTTCCATCACAACTTGACAACTGCACAGATGATGCCAACCAGCATGTGCTTCTTCATAACATACGCCTGAGTAATCTTTTCTTTGAGTCCTTGGTATTTCGACTTTGCATCTATCATAATAGACATCCATTTATGAACAGCAGAGTTCTTTTCATTTATACTTAGGGCCTCTGATACGTAATTATATGCTTCAAATATCATCTCCTTTTTCTGCTTTGGGTCTGAAATCTCCTGAGACAATTTATACAGTGCTCTTCCTAACCTCCATAAAACTTCATCATTTTTCTCCTCCTACAAAAAGATATATCAAATTAATCATTAGATACAAAGAttcaattctacatctacataataccccgcaagccgcctaaatggcgtgtggcagggggtgttaggacaccagccgtttacagctaaaaaaaaaaattaagtgctcaaacgaagttgggactagcgtttattaaagtcctttatggttcgggggaaaaacgaattcgcatatccatccgttcggcaaaacatctctcttaatttatcacttctatcggacctggaaatatagtgtggctctaatattatgttctctgtgtcgctcttaaagatatccattctcaattgttcaagcaatctaagcctagcgcgcagcctccgagtctccaacggctcccagcctaattcgcttaacatctgggtaacactgtctgtacgcccgtagcagtttttgacgaaacgcgcagccttcctttgaattttattcagttcgcggattaagtctttctgcaccggatcccatatgctcgctgcatattcaaggtgcggtcggacgagagcgaaatagcacctttcctttactttctcatccgaaaatcttcccacaatacgcttgacgaatcctaatttcttcagggctgtgccgcaaatattctttatatgtgttccccacgtgaggttcgaggttatcgtaactcccaggtacttcacttcgtctgttgccattacattaatgccatccactgcataaacatggttagagttggacgaattccgcaagaaatgtaccgccatgcatttgctcagattaagtttgagtccccactcttggctccacaaatgaacgttgtttaggtcagatgatagaatttcatagtcagagtgatcactaatttcgcgatagatgacagcgtcgtcagcaaataaacgtattttactgctaatgcgggagcagagatcattaatgtatacaatgaacaacagggggccgattacgcttccttgtggaacacctgatgtaacgtttacaacatcggagctaattccgtcaagaacaactttttgtttactatctctgagaaagtcgcgtatccagtttaaaactgtctcgtttaatccgcatgactgtaatttgtataaaagtttgttgtgaggtacagtgtcgaaagctttcttaaaatctagaaatagtgcgtcatcttgtcttttcgattcacccgattttaaaacgtcgtgaagaaagagcgcgagctgtgtttcgcatgatctaccttttcggaatccgtgctgacagtcatggaggaagttacgtctgtccaagaaagtcatgatattgctaacgacgatatgctcaagtatcttgcctataattgatgttaatgaaatcggacggtagttgcctgggtcatgtctgtttccctttttgaatatgggtgtaacgcttgcaattttccagtcgggcggtaacttcccttcggagagtgacttcttgaatatgatctctaaataaggtgcgatctgtggagctaactccctgaggacacgcgcgggtattccctccggacccggagatttactattcttaatcgattgtagttgtttagttatcccatcacgttgtatagatatttcttccatcgattatgtctaaattgaactgagtatcgtcagaagtgtatacactttcgaagtgggaatttaaagtattagctttgtcaatattttcggtgacaagtttaccatcttaatcaaataaagaatctacggttgaatgttttccctgaagctctctcgcgtacgaccaaaaggatttcggattttcttcgagtaattcaccgagtacttttttcttaaactttcgcattgccgttcgcattgatttcttggtctttgagcgttgtgcagcgtaactttctttagcttcaagttccttcaatttattacgtgacgtgatggattttctgtacaagtggtaaagttttctctgtttcctaagttcccttctgacatcgttattgtaccagtgaggttctttattatcacatttcagtttttgcggaatatgttcgttgattccttggcgcagaatttctaggaagtgtttccatgtcgcatctgtgctttggtcctttgatgtaactacgaattttttgtagtagtcattaagcatctcgccaaatttagtgaagttgcatttatcaaataagtaaattttgcgtttaggttttacggctgccactacatcaatttttaacgttgcaaagattactctgtgatcgcttataccatcaataatatcgagttgttttatcaatttaggatggcttactgctaaaaggtctaatatcttatttcctctcgtaggtttgtcaactacttgggctagagagtgatttgcaagtatgttgagtaatacctcgctgatttctctattccttgaattcgtttttacggtgtaagtatcccagtttatggatggaagattaaaatcgcccccgattactattacactattactgtctctctgagtaaatgcagatacatatttgattttctagaaggtacacaATAACGACTTCAGAGTttggcggtctataaaaagagcaaacatgaatactccttttgtttcgttgtttaattttacaccatacgctttctatttcgttgtcaattatttcgtgggcggcgctgtgcaaatgtgatttaactgctataaaaactccgccacctgttctattgcgtcgatcgcatctgtaaattttatattctggaggaaaaacttcgctgtcgcttatatcttccgtaagccagctctctgtccccatgaccacgtctgcatcctgaaaaatatgctcgattccGGCGcacttgttttttacgctacggcaattaactacaactaggttaatgtcatattttgtagttagagtttcggctggtttttttccaaacttttgtGTACTCAGCGGgtaaattttattggcagtacaaataatatttgacatgttttcattctctggagcacgcgttttgggaataaatacgctattgtccggcgttaccgCTCTTAAGCTTACTTCCTCGTATCTTTcacattgcggatttcctcggaggctacgtttaattaaatcattgataatcccactagatgacctaccctctagtctaaaaaatacctacagtgctcaaaaatcctacgagccacccgttccgacgcctctttggaataatgcaccccagacgaattgaggggagcccggcacgatctaatcaccggccgaagatccacgaactctgctccaatgctcacacagagttcccacagcctcttgttgatccaggaaatcctgtcccaaactcgagggccgcagtccgtccgtggtacaatgctgcagatggacagtcgcatattgacaccagtgcccctccgaacgcgttccacttccgagcttagatccctgaaggaatttaaaaTCTCATCAGCTCTGCCTTCAGAGGCATCATTAGTGCCaacatgggccaccacccgcagtctagaacagcccgtgtccttcaccgctgaTTTTACTGCCGCCATAGTTTGGGGTACAAGGCCTCCTGGTATGCACCACGAGGTgacccgttggtccgctccgtctctccttgccctcttctccaactgggggaaaatccgccggacgttggaactccctaacaATACGATCCCCTAAATTGAAacacagcagactcccaattatccggctgcggtttatccgggttgcagattatacgtgcatgattttcactctcgctcaattttttccgcgatctttataaaaaaaattggatgcaaaatcatcagaatagggaaattgcatgtatttcagatataatcaagagccccaaaattatacaaaaatatatgtttgcataccacggtgaaagttttttttattattttatgacatggtttgcgatatttaattaatcaaagttcatgagaattttcaaatacaactgAGAATCGAAAatgcccgatgattggctggtagaaaaatgacgtcataattcagtacgaggaggcacggcggcacggccatagtataggttgcatacttgaatacaagcgacggcgtggttatgattcatttattgaagtgcagacgtatcggagttgttcattgtgactgcagggctattatttgatcaatttctccttcattgaaagcgatagattgcgtaaagatgtaggaatatggttattcttaggctgatcctagcaagcttcctgttactgattccatcatgataccgcaaggtattttagtgaaactgtagacttcgtcggcgccgaatgtcgatgccgagaaatggaaaggtagctgatgtgcatctgaaatgttttttagttcataacaaagtgagacttgcaagtaatattggcgaaagcgtatactcatgtgaaatgtgtattcctTTGGCAGTCCGGTCGAGAGTATTATGGGGAACTTATTTTTCACCTCGAAGCAGTCAATGgtgctttcaacttaaaaatacctagcctggaaggcgacaggaagctcttcAAGACTGGAATCTGAGGAAGCCAGattattaattgtttcaatttagtagcgataatatgcacgaatttcTAACACAATCCTGGAACCTACTCTCAAGATGAGCTCATCATCATTGCGatcgttgtcacttaaaaatcccgaatcggaaatcctagagggataaGCTTCACCTGCACCCTCACTATCACTGGAATccatggtgaaaatatcatcccaacccaatttctatttggttttaactggggaaagagcaacatatgagagaactgcacattctctgggcaactttgggtttgaccagtggcgccgactccatggggcctgagggggcccgagcccccccaaaaatttgttacagatatgaggaaaaaatgtgtcagacttgtcaattttccccggagtgtcgggatatcgagatttgagtgatcggggttctaatgttgatcatatgactcttctaaaatgcttatataaaattttccggggcaaggtccccggtttgggcccccccaatattttttgtaagtcggcacccctgggtttgactttccctcgaacaccccatttcccctgtggtgcacttCAGTCatactttatacgatggcctgacaacctttaaatggatccttgctTTATCCCTTTAgccaagatataaatttgcaaagtacagcggcacatcattttgacgccgacagtagaagaaaacgctgtcttcttggctggcactcgaatgcatgaggatcgacgttgctctatattttcatatttcctcccttgattttaaacatcatggaattttctatgtccttccataactgaaattgaacaagtgccagaataattcgagtccatcgtacccatcgagaaacaattgtatctcgaagtttttattctacggtgacccaattatagaaaaatctaaggttcaagttattcagtcgatgaaatatggaaatattatttatattagagTTATCTTCgcacacatagcacacgggtttatcattccgtttattatactcttattttctGTAATGCTCATCCCGTCGGACGGCATGCGTCAaggcttttcttttaatttcctccgtgggaatgctgACGAAATTTTATTTGGGGTGTTATTGCACTGAGGAACATTGCACCACTTGTAGTTTTTTGTTATTTCAGCCATATTCTCTtctaaacgcaacgtggctcttccaaacctgcagctacgacgttactgggcttggatcttggactcatactgaattatgacgtcacagcgtaagattagtgggggcggtattttttagcccgcaaaactcgggagacttttgggagtctttttctagtgtataaactgaattttaagtggaaaaaagtatattgcggcactaagtatttactgtagtatgtCAGCACACTGTCtacaaaaagtatgcaatttccctattacgGCATTAATGCCAGGATataccaggcttattatttctgctagaatccccttcgtaaaatggaagcaatcgcgcactagctgcattcatgggagcaccggTTTCCCGTtctccaagcctcgcagtgcgcgaccttGCTCcttgatcacagatacacgtcgcgcagcagttgcaacccaggcaacttgtgcgagaggaGACTACGtgacgtggtgcctgacagtgtagtttatGATGTCGAACAGTAGTTTTGAAGCATTCTTGCAatccacttttctgtatctgtgatcacacagccatggaCGTGTGGTTTTTGAAACAAGGTCATACATGGAGCATTAAAAAtacgagtgcaaccatgttatcgccgctataaagatcgtgaactggcgaagaaagctctcaatgagtccgggaagcactcttaaataacagaataactgcataaataataacatattgtttattttacgtaaattatgagcattacaacacatgaaagtgaaagtttggattttccgtgttttccgattattcgtgttTCCGTCTCTCCCCGTCGTTAATTAATTAGCCCATTGGGATCACTGGGAGTGTACTGTACTATAATCAGAGAAAAACAAGCGATTAACAGAGGATCACAGGCAGAGCTGTTCCGGGAAGAAATTGAGGAGACAGTTTTATAAAAGTACGctaaaaatgcctattttttcttttactcgaGACACCACTAACATtatgttttaaattcattttttactgaTTTATGGTGAAATTAAAGTCATTACTTACTGCCTAAAAATAACTCTTTTACTTGTTAGTACCTGTTTCTGATTATATCGCCTACTTAAGGCcctaaaatgaaatatcttcacACCAAAACCTGAatcttaagtgccaaaatgatgtagacgtatttccaggcatgccatttttcaaaaattttgcctGTTGCCCGGGAGGATCGTCCCTCCAGAACCCTCtattcccccaaagcatatgtgTAGACACACCACtgtttttcaaagaatatttaatgaaaataaattttcaatcaccTCTTAACATTAATTCCTTCCCAAAAAAATGTGACGTCAAGAGCTTCATATTAATATAACcaccattttaaaaatcagtacCGAATATTCAGCTGATTTTTGCAAAACACTCCTGATGGTATTTTGAAGGATACAAAATTATACACCACTTTTCAACAAAATATGAGAAGTCAAGGGACAACTCCAGTCTGAGTTGGCGTGGAATGATCCATATCACATATGTGATTTTATATCTTAAATGTGGAGCCTCATTATGC
It encodes the following:
- the LOC124154913 gene encoding regulator of microtubule dynamics protein 1-like isoform X3; translation: MTWQCKHYYGAFRQFIKFYPLYMAVKNVQKIRVIAKNHPHFMKVTAFSTLYSLSFLSSSQPSAQKVKEADVLYDQNKFKEILHVLHPFKEEKNDEVLWRLGRALYKLSQEISDPKQKKEMIFEAYNYVSEALSINEKNSAVHKWMSIMIDAKSKYQGLKEKITQAYVMKKHMLRAVELNPKDATVLHLLGTWCFEVANMAWYERKVASTIFAAPPNSSFEEALSFFVKAEETDPCFYSMNLLMLGKTYLKLNNKDKAKHYLELVQGYPQKTAEDAQAKNEATSLLAQL